The Hippopotamus amphibius kiboko isolate mHipAmp2 chromosome 3, mHipAmp2.hap2, whole genome shotgun sequence genomic interval TTGAATTCAAATGGTGCTGCAACTTCTAGTGATGTCAGGGGTCCAGAGAGTGACTAGGAATATAGGCAACGGGCCTGGAGTAGAAGACAAGGGCGTTAGCCTATCTATGGGGATATCAAGGACCTAGGTGGCCATTGCTTTGAACAGGCCCATCCATGGGATCCAGAAACCAATGACGGAAGCAGGGGTAGAAGAGTCTAAGCCAGGAGATAAGCTTCAACGTCTGAGCGGTGACTAAAAGGTCAATGCCAGCAATGAAGAGGCAGAATATATAGTCAGAGGTCAAAAGCTTCCAAGGAGAAGTGGGATGATGTGGTTTACAAGAGGGCTGAGGAATGATGGTCTGAGCAGCCATGAGGAGGCCACCCACCAGGGGACGTGCACAGCAGCATGGGGGTGAGCGCTCCTGTAGTCACAGATGACCAGAAAGGCAGGCAGAGCAGCTTACGAGGCACTATGAAATTCATCCTGAGTGTCTCTTAGAGGCAAGTGGGCACTCAGTCCCACTGCGATCCTGAATGCCTGCATCAGTACTAACTGTGAGCAGGCAAGTGGAAATGCTTCCAGTTATTAACCACATGCAGGAGGCACACAGGGCCTGGCGCTTACTAAGTGCCCgatgagagagagaaactagGAAAGATTCCAGCCATTCCCCATTTCCCGCCCATTCAGCCCATCTGCCCATGAGGCCACCACCAAGGAGCACTTTTTAACTTTACCACACGTCCCTCCTTCCTCCAAAGAGCCACTCCAACACCAGCGTAAGTCACCACCCACCAGGGGTTTAATTCTCCGATGTCAGAAAGTCAGTTCGTAGAAGGGCCCTGCCTTGTCCCCATCCAGGGGGAAAGATCCGCAGAGCACCCTGGGAATGTCTGAGCTCAAAGGAGCCAAGGACTAGTCTCTCAGCAAGAGGAGACGTGGGCCCTGGGGTCTCaggctgcctcctcctcttcactCTCCTCCTCACTCTCATGATACTGTCTGCGGTTGGTGTTAACAAATAGGTCAGAATCATCTTCAGAGCTGGACTCTTCTCCTGATGACTGTGGCTCAGCTGCGAGTTCTGGCTGAGTCTGTCTGCGTGGGCGAAAAGGACAGAGTTAGTCCAATGCCTTCTGGGAAAACCAGATCTGCAAACAAGGAGCCTCATGAAAAGGATGACCATATGGCCAAGCAGTCAGGGCTCAGCGAGTCAGACAGGGAGAGAACGGCAGGAAAATGTGGCAAAAAACCATCTCCCCACCGCCACCTCAAAAGTTTGCTAGACCTACTGATTTGAATAATAACGATTCTACTACAACCAGCCAACACTCAATGAACCCACACTGCTTACCAGATACTATACTAAGCAATTTTACAAGCattagtttcttttaatttttacaaagctCCTTTTTTATAGGTTAACCTGTTTAAAATCACTCAGTTATAACTAGCAAAGCCAGAACTTCAACCTAGGGAACCTGACTTTCAAGCCATACTTACAACCACATACTTAGGAGCTCTCACCAGGGACCCTAtgtacaaaaaaaggaaagctctATTTTCCCTCAGGGTATCAAGGCCTGAAGCCCCATTTTCTGACTTCCCTACCCAAAGATTTATACCTCACCTGTTTCGGTTACTGTTGTGTTTCTCAGCCACATCAGAGAAGGCCTCGGGCCTATGCCAAGAGAAGAGCCAAAGTCAGAAAGGACGGAGAAACCCCTCAGCAAAAAAGCTGCTTCCAGCTGTTCCTGCCTGAGATACCATGATCTTCCCATAATTCCACAGCTAGGAAGTAAATCCCCCAGAGAAATGGGGCAGCTAATGACCAAGGAGACCGCCCTACCAGAGCCCCTCCTTCTGCAGAGAGCGCACGTGATCTTTGCAGAGCACAAAGGAGATCTCAGCTTTCACCTTTTCTCCCTCTTCAATAGGGTCAACAATGAGAAAGTCCCCTGCAGGTAGAGAGGAGAAAAGGCACAGTCAGTCCTGCTTACAGTAGGAGAAGCCAAGACCATAGGAAACGGTTCTGTCTCTTAAGGCAGGGATCCCCAACCCCTGGACTGGTATgggtccgtggcctgttaggaactgggctgtgcagcaggaggtgagccgCGGGCGAGTGAAGTTTCATTTGCCACTCCATATCGCCTCCCACCGCTTGCATTACCCCCCCCCCGAAccatccccccccccgccaatcCCCCGTCCatagaaaaactgtcttccacaaaaccggacCCTGGTACCAAAAAGATGGGGGACCGCCGTCCTGAAGGGCTGCCTCTCTCACCTCTTTTGATCCAGATGTTCTTGCGGTATTTGGAGGGCATGCTCACTAGGAAGCGCTGCCCCTGGGCTGTCTCCACCTCATGCAGATTGTTCCCTGGGGTCCTGAGTACCTGGAGAGACCAAGAAACAGTCAGCCTCATCAGCCAGCTCCAATACCAGCTGAGCTGGGGTGCACCCTACCCCTACGCCAGTGGCCCAACGGGAGTGGAGGGGTTGGGGGCAGAGCAGCTGGTCCCCAATGCTACTCACCCTCACGATCTGCTGCTGGTCGGAGGGCACCATGTGCTCCCCCAGCACCTCCTTCACCACATGCTTCCTCTTGGTGGCCTGAGACATGCTGGTTCTTGTCTCAGGGCGGTGGGGGATGCAGGCACTGTCAGCTCCTCCTGAGTTTCTTGGATGGCAGGCTCAGAACCCAGGACTGTTCTGAATATGGGGAGGGGCCTTTTACTGAGAAGAGACACGATGTCTTAAGAACATGGGCTCTGAAATTCAACagcttggattcaaatcctacCTTGGTTATTCACTGGCTGTTCAATCTCTCTAGATCTCAGAGAAAAACACTAACTAACTCAGAGCACTGTTATTAGAACAAAATAATCGTAAGCAAAACGCAATGTAAGAGACATAAAAATAACTGTGTTATCCTTAAGTACCGGCATTACCATAAAAACTAAATACGTGTTTTAAAAGTATGTCATTCCGGCAAACCACTTGGAGAAGAAGTGagataaattatttcttcttcaacATGCTTGTACATTCCAGGTGTAGCACTGCTACACAACGCAAATGCTCAACCTCTGAACACGCTACAGACACAGACAAGTTAACAGAATCCAAGCAAGGAAGCAGTTAATTAAAGGTCAGGGGAGGCCGGATTGGTCTTCAGCATCTACTATTTCTGATTTGGGTACTGAAAAGACGAGAACTAACGCGTACTCAGAAGACTAATGGTTTCCAAAGGAAACTTCAAAGTGTCATTCCTAGCTGccgccccctgccctcctccccccctcTCCCGAAGGAAAGACGCTTAGAGAGAAAGACCCACACTTACTTTTTGGCCCTCGAATCCCACGCGCGCTGCCTGAACCACCCCGTTCTCCAGGCTGGACAATGAGATCGGCTCGTCCACGATTCACTTCGCAGCCTGAGCCAAAGAAAGCGCAGAAAAAGGACTTGTCGGCGGTCACGACGGTGGAGTCGGCTTGGACTCAGGTCTCGGGCGTCTCGATTCGCGTCCGACTCTTACAAGCCCGACGGCGAGGAGGGCGACGCGAGTCGGCCTGAGTGGGACACTGTACTTCCGGCGCTCTCTCGGAAGTCTCCCGGCCACGCCTCTCTCCTTGTTCGTCCCTCTAACTCTTCCCACTACCAGGTTGGCCAAGGCCAAGGACTTATCCTTAAGTTCCGGCTGCCGTGcagcagagaaaaaaagttttcttcttaCAAGCCTCTGCTCCCTGATGCCGGAAATGCTTCCTGAGAAgtgagaccccagcaggcagtcCGGCTTCCCGCGAAACAACCGGAAAGGAGCCCCAGCTAAGGGGGCCCTCGAGATCAGGTGTTTCCTCAACTCTATGACCCTAAGCGGCTAGACGTGCCCAATGtaggggggttttttttgtttttttaaggcgGCCCTTGTGGCGACCCGGAAGCGGAAGTGGAAGAAAGTTCTAGTGGCTTGAGGGATCGGCGGGAGCAGCCCGGTGGCGGGAGAAGCCGTTACGGGAACCGGAGGTGCGGGTGAGCGCGAGCCGTGGAACAGGGCCCGGGCTAGAAGCCAGCggaggcgggggggaggaggggaggagaggggccgCAAGCGCTGCGACGGGCCAAGAGGATGCGCCGTCGGGGAGGGCTTGCCCGcggcgcggggagggggcggggcgcggcgtgttgggggcggggctggcggcGTGGGGCGCAGCAGGATCCAGGCGTGGAGCCTGAGGGGCTAGCGGGGCGCCTGTGTGTGCGTTCTGGCTGCTCCTTCGCCCTGGGAGCAGCCTGTGGGGCGGAGGAGACAGAGAGCCCTTCATTTGCTTTTCGGGCCTGGTGGCCGTTCCGGGCTGGGTCAGTGCCGCCTTTGCCCAGCCAAGGTCACAGAGGAATAACAGTTTCAGGGCGGGCCCTGGGTACTGATCGATTCTGGTAATCTTCCCTTTGCCCTGCTTGCACCATCTGTTAAGACAGGAGGCTTTGTTTTCTGGGGCGGTATCAAAAGCCAGCTCCCGCAGGGAGTGCGAGAGACTTCTCTTGAACAGCGAGAAAAAgactctccttgggcctcagttttctcatccgcGAAGTGGGGGAACTCGAGAAAGCCCCGCATAATGGTTGCTCTAGCTTCCTACGCTTGTTGTGAGATTGCCAGTGGGGCTTCGGGAATTCCCGGGTTTTTAGCGCTAACTTCCCTTTTCTTGGGATTCCCAGATTAAGGCTGATCAAGATGACAACCTCCCAAAAGCACCGAGACTTCGTGGCAGAACCCATGGGGGAAAAGCCAGTGGGAAGCCTGGCCGGGATTGGCGAAGTCCTGGGCAagaagctggaagaaaggggCTTTGACAAGGTGTGGGGTGGCTGCTGGGGAGTGAGGAGAGTGTGTGTACCTGTTGAGGGTGGGCGCTGGTGTGTGATCTGCAGAGCCCGCCGGCTGGAGcctgccctgcctcctgggcTCCTGTGCCCGGAGCGGCCCGGAAGTGGCCTTCCTGTTGCCAGTCCCATAGAGCACTCAGCAGCAGGCCTTTTGCTTTACCCGTTTTGCAGGCCTATGTGGTCCTTGGCCAGTTTCTGGTGCTAAAGAAAGATGAAGATCTCTTCCGGGAATGGCTGAAGGACACGTGCGGCGCCAACGCCAAGCAGTCCCGGGACTGCTTCGGGTGCCTTCGAGAGTGGTGCGATGCCTTCTTGTGATGCTCTCTGGGGAGcacccaacccccagccccagcattgAGTCTCCAGAGTTTGCGGCCCAGTGAGGATTCCCCCCCGTCCTCTACAAAGGAAAAGATTGTTGTTGTCGTGCGCATCTCCCATGTACACCAGGGTCTTTTAGGAGTTCTCAGCCTTCACCATTTCAACATTTTTGGAATTCTCACCTTTGCATgcatctcctttctcctttccctgccaGTTTTGTGACAGCAATTACCAGCTTTTCTGTGTGGATTCCTGGCCCTgtccctcacccccccacccctggtctgTTTTATGCCATTTGGGCCTGTTTTTGGCAGAACAGTCACTGTCCTTGTaaagttttttaaatcaataaagtcAGTGGCTTTCATGACTGGGCTTTGTATGTGGGAAGCAGGCAGGCTGGCTGGGAGTGACCTGTTCCCCAGGGAGTGGCCAGGTTTGCCGCCCTCCTTACCAGTGCAGATCGAAACTGGCAGCTTCCTTCCCACTCAGGGGCAGCCATCCTGGTCACACGGGCCTTGGGCAGGTGCCTTGGAGTGTCTCAATCCAAGAAAGTGTGGGTTGAGCCCTTCCTGGGATCCAGATGGGCTGTGGTGTTCCAGATGTCCGTGTGGCCAACAGCTGGCGGGCAGCACCTGGTGGAAAAGTCAGTGGGCGTCACAGCTACCTGGAAAATGGTGGCTGGGATGTGGGTGAAGGTGTGTCTGCCAATCGTCATCTGCTTTCCTGGCCTCTGGGAGGAGTGGGCAGGGCTCTCGCAGTCTGCCCTGTTCTctgagggaggcagaaggaatgTGGGCATCacaactggggtggggggcttgagTGAGTTACACTTTTATTTGGtacatttttcatctttgttgaaGATGAAGTATGAACCAGGCTCAGAGCTAAGATCTTTGCAAacgtttttttctttcacaataaCAAGTGATTGTTTTCTcttctacaggtgaggaaactagaggctcagagaggctgggtaACATGTCTGTGGACTTACTGCTGGGAAGAAACCAGACTGGTCCTCAAAACATAACATGGAAACCCATGTACCTGAGAGCCCTGTGTTCCTTGGTTATGGCACTTGGCctctctgagattcagtttccccacctggaaAATGAGGTCGTTGTAAGGATCAGATGCCGTGCTGGCATCATTCAGAAACTGCTTGCTAGAATTTTCCTCATCTTCAGAGGGCTTACAGTCTGGTGAGGCGAGAAATAACAggtaataaatacaaatattggGGTAATATGAGAAGATTTTCATGATCTCAGGGTAGAGAAAGATTGAGAAAGATTAAGAAAGAGTCAGTAAGTTCAACTCCATTATAGAAACTTCGTTCATCTAAACACACCATAAAGCGAGTGAGGAGACCAGCCCAGGGTGGCAGAGGATATTTGCAACACACGCAGACAACAAAGGACTCTGCAGATCACATTCAGAGTTGCAGTCAAGAAAAAGTAGACGACACAATAGGAAAATGGGTAAAAGAGCTGGATGGCAGCCACAGAGGAATACAGAGTGGTGAAAAAGCATGTCAGAAGGTGTTCAGTCTCATTAGTCGTCAGAAATGCAAACAAGGTGCCATTATAGGCTCACGGAATTGGCAAAAATTTTTAAGTCAGGCAATACTAAGTGCTGATGAGGAAATGGAGCAACAGAAACAGATATCCAACTGgggggagtgtaaattggtatgaATAGTTGGGTGTTTGCCAGTAAAACTAAAGACCCACCCTGTGAGCCAgcgttccccccccccccacccagggggAGCTGTGACTGAGGACACTGGCACACTTGCACCAGCACTTGAGCAAATGTTTAGAGCAGCTTTGTTTATAAGGGCCTCCAGCTGGATCCCTTTGTAGGGCTCTCTGCATGGGTGgtaaaagagggggaaaaaatgcttATGGCAAAAATCGGTAAAGAAAAAGGAGTTGGGAGTGACTGCGtttgggggagggtggcaggTGTGATGCATGGGAGCACTTGGGGCTGGGAGTGGCAGTTTCCATTTCTTGACCTGTGTGGTGGTGATCAGATACGTTCTATGTACTTTCCTGTATGTTAGCTACATCTCACAatagtagaagaaaaataaaagggaaactgaaaataaagaccCAAGGATACAATAGTTAGGTGATTAGTCAGCAAGTATGATAGTTGTTACTAGAGATGAAGTTTCAGTGCAGCCCTGAGCCTGGGAAGTGTgagaggccccccccccccgccctggaAGGTCACCAAGGGGCCAGAGCTGGGCCCAGCTTGAGTTACAGGCTGTTTCCTTGGACAGTGCCAGTCCAAAGCCCAGATTGAGGTGGTATCGTGGGCTGTCCATGGAGTTTCAGGCCACACTGTGTTTCTGATGTTATTCTGGTTGGGTCCAGGGTCAGCTTGGAATCCCCCCAGTCTTGACCCTTGTGCTGTGATGCTGTCACACAGGCCTGGTGTGTTTaggcaggggctgggcagggccacGGCCTCTTCTCACTTAGGCCTGGTGCTGCCAGATGGTTGCTGGCACCCTGTGAGGTAATGGAGACTCCCTCCTTCTCCAGGACGCCCTTCTTGTGGCTCCTGTCCATGCTGGTTGCCCGATTTTGCCGCCAGGCAGAGCCCTGTGGGACGTGCTGCCTGCTCTACCTCACCTGCAGCCTTTGTCTCTGAAGGGGCTGAAGGCTGCTTTCTCACCTTGCCCTCGGACCCAGGCAGTACCTGTGACAGGTTGGTGGGCCCCGAACCCTTGATCTGGTCTCCCTAGTGCATCCCACACAACTTCCCGAATCAGTCGTGGAGCCACAGGAGACCTGTGGCATCCAGCATGTACCTTGTGACAGTGGCCTCTCAGAGACCCAGCCCCGCCTAGGCCAGCAGGACAAAGGGAACAAAGCCTGGAATGTTGGAGAAAGCAGACCTGGGTGGGGACGGGTAGGAGGCAGGTTATCTTGATGTCAGCCCACACTGCCCTGCCCGACAGGATGTGCCTGGCCAGAGAAGTCAGCAAATACTGACCCGgtgttccccctcccccactgtgcCCAGCCAGAGCTTGACCCCGAGCCAGTCTATTAGGAATGCTCAGATCTTCCCCAAAGCTTGAGGTGAACCCAACTCATGCACTTCGGGGTCCTGAAGGGGTCCTGCTGCCTGTAGGGAGAAGCTACAAGACGAACCCAAGCCCACGATTCACCTCGCCACCTGCCCCAGTGGCGGCCCAGAAGGTGTAAAAAACTCACCATACGTTCCCATGACCATCAGCCCCCTTCCATGttgcctcctccctccaggggCCCAGGGGTCTCTCTACTGTCACTTCGGGCCTTGACGGATGGTAGCCTGAAAGCCCACCAGGCCCGGTTCTGCTCTCAGTTCCTTCTGTGCAACCTGGAACAAGTTGCTttaccactctgagcctcagtctccgtTGGTGCAGGTTTGTGAAGATTCAACAGCTGATGAATGGGAGGCCCATGGCACTTGGGAGAGCTCCTCCACAGAGGGCAGCTTTAATCACGGTTGGATCACAGCTTTCCTTACCACACAGTCCCTTTTCCAGGATGTGATCCAACAGGAAAGGGGAGAAGAGCCCTGGTGAGGAAGTAACTGGGGCCCAGCAAAAGGTTTAAGGAAGAGGGTTCTGGCAGCAGTGTGAAGGCCCTGGGTGACATGATCCCAGGGTGAAGAGGATGTCGAGGGCCCACCCTGGTCAGCGAACCCATCAGCCAGGGACAAGAGGGGGGTGGCATGCACAGCCTGGGTTGGGTTGTCTGGGCCACAGCAAAACTGCAAGCTGCTTTGTAGCCAGTGGGGATGGCCAACCCGAGCTCAAACCTGGCACAGGCCTCCTTCTGGAAGTCAGAGTGGTCCAGACTAAGGATAAATGGAGTCCAGGCTAAGACTCTTTTCCAAATGAGATGAAGTCCTGGGAAGACCTTTCcagggcacccccacccccgtggaGCCTATCTCTGCACAGCAGACCTCACATCCCTGTGGAGTGGTCCAGAACTCACACACTAGGATGCTggcaccccagcccccaccactgaCCCTTCCCCTTTGACCCCCCATTTCCTCCTTGTAAAAAGGGGAAATAATCACTGCTTCTGCAGAGCTGTTATGAGGTTGAGAGGATATATGCAAGACCTGGCTCATAGCAGGGGCCTAATAATTCTGCATCCCTCTTTTCTCACCAAGACACCACTTCTAGCTGAGGGACCTTAGACAAGTGTCCTGAC includes:
- the EIF1AD gene encoding probable RNA-binding protein EIF1AD, yielding MSQATKRKHVVKEVLGEHMVPSDQQQIVRVLRTPGNNLHEVETAQGQRFLVSMPSKYRKNIWIKRGDFLIVDPIEEGEKVKAEISFVLCKDHVRSLQKEGLWPEAFSDVAEKHNSNRNRQTQPELAAEPQSSGEESSSEDDSDLFVNTNRRQYHESEEESEEEEAA
- the BANF1 gene encoding barrier-to-autointegration factor, whose protein sequence is MTTSQKHRDFVAEPMGEKPVGSLAGIGEVLGKKLEERGFDKAYVVLGQFLVLKKDEDLFREWLKDTCGANAKQSRDCFGCLREWCDAFL